The stretch of DNA CCATTGAAAGATCGAATGAACGGGGAAGCATCTCTCCACTCCAAGACGGGACGGTGGGTTTGCGGCCTCCGGCATCCCTGACAAAGACTTTCATTCCCTTTGAACGCACATATTCATACGGTTTTCCGCCGAGAACGAAAACATCACCGGACGAAAGCCTCTCTACGAACTTTTCCGAAAGGTCCCCAATCATGCCGCCTTTTTCAGTAAACACCTTGTAATTTGCTTCCTCAGGAATCGTTCCTAAATTCAGGAAGTAAATCATCCTGGAACCTGATCTTCTGCCGAAGATGTTTTCTTCCTCATCATACCAAATTTTAGGATAAACGCCTTCAAAGGCATCTTTGCTGCCGAGGTAACGAAGCACTTCCAGAAAAGTTTCCTTTTTGAGATTTCTGAAACAATATGACCTGCGGACCAGTTCCAAAGCCTCATCGACTTCCCATCTTTTCTCAAGAGACATTCCGACAACGCTTTGAGAAAGTACATCCAGACAGTTTTCAGAGATTGAGACTCTGTCAATATGCTTATCATGGGCAGCACGGCAGAGAACCGCGCATTCCACAAGATCGTCCTTCTCAAAGACAAGTATTCTGCCTTTGGAAGTAAGCCCGTGGCCGTGACCGCTCCTGCCAATACGCTGTAAGCCTTTGGCAACTGACTTGGGAGAACCAATCTGCACCACCAGATCAACAAACCCTATGTCAATCCCAAGTTCCAGAGATGTTGAAGAAACAACACACTTCAGCTCCCCGTTCTTCAGACGTTCTTCAACGTCAAGCCTGGTCTCTTTGGCTAATGAACCATGATGCGCCTCAACGCTCTCCAGTCCGCGCTCCCTCAGTTTGTAGACGATATTTTCAGTACCGGAACGAGTGTTTGTAAAGACAATTGTGGTTCTGTGCTCATTTATCATCTCGCTCAGGCGGTCATACATCTTGGCATTGACCACCTCATAAGGCAGAGCTGTCATGTCCTCCGTTGGGCATATGACCTGTATATCCAGATCCCTCTGTCTCATAATTTCCACAATGTTGAAGTCTCTGGGAGCTCCGTTTTCATAACCGCACAGATATTCAGCCACCTCATTGATCGGTGCCAGTGTTGCAGACAATCCGACTCTCACAAACGGTTTGCTGCAGATGTCCTGAAGCCGTTCCAAGGTGAGAGATAAAAAGACCCCGCGCTTAGAATCACATACTTCGTGAATCTCATCCAGGATTACATATTCTACACCGGAGAGCTTCTCCCTGAACTTTGGAGCAGCCAGTATCAAAGCAAGACTTTCAGGAGTAGTTATCAGAATATGCGGAGGCTTCCGCAGCATTTTCTGTCTTTCGGACTGAGATGTGTCTCCAGTCCTCACCCCTACACGGATGTTGGGAAACTCAGTTCCGAGTCTTTCAGCCGTTTCCCTCATCTCTCTCAAGGGTTCTTCAAGATTTTTGTCAATATCATTTGCCAGAGCCTTTAACGGAGAGATGTAAACCGCATAAACCCTGTCTTCCAGCTTCCCTTCTTTGGAGTATTTAAAAAGCTCATTGATAATTGACGTGAAAGCTGTAAGAGTCTTGCCGGACCCTGTCGGTGAAGACACTAAAACATTTTTACGCTGGTGTATTAAAGGCACAGCGTAAGACTGCGGCTCTGTAAAATCTTCAAACCTGTTGGTAAACCACTCTGCAATCAGAGGATCCAACATGGACAGGATCTGCTTTTTAGAATAACGTTTGACTGTTTTACTTTTCATATACTAGCTCCAATGAGACACGAATCGTGGCCCATTTTCGTTTTGTGTATTATAACGTTTTGTACCAGTTTTCAAAATCTATATTCTTCAAATGCAACCGCAGATCAATGAAATATATGGATAATACTATAAATTATAATAATATTCAGCAGTCTGGGACTTAAATAATAGATTAGACAATAATTAATATCAGATGTAATATCAATATTCGGATCAAATGAGTGACATTACCCAATACTCAACTGAAGAAAATAACGGTACAGAGAAGGAGTGGAATCCTGAAATTACATTCAATAATTACATATAGCATTTAGCGAACAGCGGACTCTCTGAACTGGTTGTTTATAAGCGGAAATGTATACTCTCATGGATCTGCACAAAGTTGGTGGAAAACGGAATGAGCGCTTCGCCTCAGGAATGGGATGGAGACGTTGTTAATTTTATAAGGGATGTTCTGCTCAGAGGATCTCCAGCCAGTATAAACAAAGAGTACTATGCCACTGCCTCAAGATATGCGTCATTTAACAAAAATAAGATTTTTGAAATAATGAAGATAACTGAACACCCTAGCAAACCGAACGAAGAGGATAAACTTACAAATGAAGAGGTCCAGCTGGTACTGAATGAAGCAGAAGGCGTTGAGCGTTTGATATTTCACATGGGACTTCAGCTGAATCTGCGTTACAGAGAAATGCTCAGCCTGTGCGTGAATGACATCTATCAAGATCATGTATGCGTCATGAGAAAAGACAAGTACGGTACGAGTCTGAGAACTGTGATCTTCCATCCAGATACCAAAAAAGAATTGGAAAAGTATGAAATCGTCAGAAATACCGAAATCAGCTGGGCAAAAAGAGTGAACGAGAATGTTGAGGTTCCTGATTACTTATTCATTCATCAGGAAAAAGGGGAATTATCAGTATACTCAGTTCCAGCCATTCACTACATGATGAAAAAGCTCTCAGACCGCTCAGGGATAAAATTTACAATAAAAACACTGAAGAATACCAACAAAGAGATTTCCCCTGCAATCGAAGAAAGATGGGATCTTGTACACGGAACACAAGAAGTCTTAGACACATACACTGAACCCGACATCATAGAAGAAAATATTACTGCAGCGGTGAACGGCGATGAATATCTGTCCTCAATACTATCTTCTTGGCATAAGTCTCCCAGAGGACAAGAATGGGTAGAAAGACAGAAAATGCAGTCTAAAATTAAAAGTTCAGACTAAACCCGTAAAGCTCTTCTGGATTATCCTTGTGGATCTTCCAGGCCTGTTCTTCAGTCATCCTTTTAGAATTTATGTAACCCATGGTGCGCTTAGGAACTGTTTTTATATCCAAAACTGCCCCGGGTCTCGAAGGTTCATCCATGTAATCAGTTTCCATCACAAATCTGGTTCCTTTTTCCAGAGCTTCAGAAACTGCAGGACGGGTTGCGAGAACTGAAGGAAACAGACCAAAATTTTCTTCTTCCAGCACCAATGGAGGAGAATAATGTTTGACAACGCGCGATCTTGGAAGGCCTGCACTATCCGCAATTCTAGCCAGATCCGCCATGCATTCAGAAGTTCCGCTTTCAGTATGAAGGATGACGGGACAGCCTGCTTCTTTAGCAAGAGACATCCCATAAGCCATGATTTCATTGGAGGCTTCAAGAATTTCAGGACTGACTTCAAAATGAGGCCGCCCGATTTCTCCGATAGCTACGGCCTTGCGCTCCAATACCAGTTTCTGAGCAGATTCCATTCCTTCTTTCATGATCTCTACAGCCCTGCTCATGCCGTATTTCTCAGCGAGTCCGATAAGAAGAACTGGGTAAGGTCCTACAGCGGTAAAGAGCTTAACTGGAGTCTCAGAGTTGCATTTTTCAGCCATTCTGAGTGTGATGTTGTAAGATTCAAGAAAACTGCTGCCTGATGTAATCTGAACTTCAGAATAAGGCATGTGGCACAGAATTGCATGTGTGCCGCCGTACTTATGAAAAATGTTGACCGCCTCCACGCCTTTTCCTGCAGGCTGGAGGTGCATGTGGTTGTCAAAAATAGGTATCAGCGCAGAAGCCCCGCTGAACGTAATTCCTCAGTGATCTTACATACAGCCTCTTCTACATCAGAAGGCTGTCTGGCACCGGTGCATACGAGTTTTCCGGATCCAAAGAGAAGAACTACTACCTTAGGTTCATCGAGCCTGTATACAAGACCCGGAAACTGCTCTGGTTCGTATTCTACTCTTTCAAGTCCAAGAGAAATGGCAATTGCATTCAGATTGATCTCCTGGCACAAGTCTGAAGAAGCGACAATATTCTGAACTACAACATCAGGTTCGATCTGTACTTTGATGCCGGCTTTCTCAATCTGTTTGGCGACCTTTGTGATAGCTACCTTGACATTCTCAAGACTTTTTGCTCCAGTACATACAACTTTTCCGCTGCGGAACAAAAGAGTAGCTGTTTTAGGTTCCTTAAGCCTATAGATAAGTCCCGGAAACTGTTCTGGCTCATATTCCGCACCTTCCAATGCAAGAGCAATCGCTTGCAGATCAAGCTCCTCACCAAGAGAAGTGGAAGCTACTACATTCTCAATTTTTATTCTGGCCAATTAGGTCACCAATCAATGGAATTTATATACCTTTATAAAGCATTTGTGCTTGAAAGAGGCAAAAAACCAGCATTTTACTTAAATACTCATGTTGCAAAAAAGCCAAATAAAATCGTGTTTAACAGGGTTTAAACAAATTTTGAGCAGACACTAATGATTATATACCCAATGCCATATATGACATATGTCTGACATTAATGCATGTTTTGTCTGACAATAAAGACGAGGTAGTAAGTATGGCGGACACTGAAAGAATCACCGTGAGACTCCAGAATGACAGAGCTAAAGCGCTGGAAAAACTTGTGGAAATGGGTAGGTTTCCTACAGTGTCTGATGCGATCAGGACAGCTGTCGATGAGTTCGTAGATGCGAATTTTACTCCTGAATATATAGAACGCATCACCATCGATCTTCCCAAGGGAAATGTGGTAGAGCTTGAATGCCTTGTCAAAGACGGTGACTCTGTTTCAATTGATGATGCCATCAGAAATGCAGTCAGAGAATACACCAGAAAACGCATTCCTAAGGCAATGGAAGATCAGCTTTAAATTGATCAGGGAGGAAGAGGCTTCTTCCCCTCGATTATTCTATGAGCATCAGCAATTACTCCCACCAGAGTGCAGAACTCCCATTTTGTTAAGACGGCTCTGCCGATTATTCTGCGGAACATTGTTGATGTGTTCTCTTTTCTAAATTCTGGATAATTCACTGAATCAAGCAGGCAGTTGAAAAATTCAAAGAGACGTTCCTTGTCTTCATCGGTAGCTTCAGACAGATTATGCTCGAAGTTGCCTGCTAAAAACACTTCATAGGTAATGATGGAAACTGCATGAGAAAGATTCAGAACGGGGTAGCTATCGCTTGACGGAATGTGCACCAGAATATCACAGTGCTCCAGATCATGCTGGGAAAGCCCATCGTCCTCAGGACCGAAGACCAGAGCCACTTTTCCAGTATAACTCTTCATTTTATCAGCAAAGCCTCTGGCGCTTTCAGGAATCCTCGTGAAATTTTTCTGACCGCTGGTGACGATTCCGGAAGTCCCGACAACAAGATCGCAGCCGGAAACCGCTGTCTCAAAATCAGAAACGATGCTGGCATTCTCCAAGATATACTGGGCATGCTTGGCTCGTCTGAAAGCTTCATCTGTGAGCTCGCAGGGATTTACCATGACAAGTTCAGAAAGCCCAAAATTTGCCATAGCACGTGCGATTGCTCCAACATTTCCATCATAGAGCGGAGAGACCAGAACGACACGATATGCAGCCATAATAACGGGGGGCATTAATACTGGGTCGATACTTAAGTTATATGCATTGGAGAGCCGCAGTAAAGATTGCATATGACGGCAGGAAATTCATGGGATCGCAGAGGCAGCCAGACCTGCCGACTGTGGAATCTGAGGTTATTTCTGCACTTACACAGATAGGCGCTATCTCCACCATCGATGAATCCAGATTCGGGTTCGCAAGCCGCACCGACAAGGGTGTGAGCGCTCTCGGAAATGTAGTGGCATTCGACACTGAGTTCCGCAGAGAATGCCTCCTGCAGGCGCTGAATGCAGCATCAGAAAACATATATTACTATGCCGTGGCTGAAGTTCCAGATACGTTTTATCCGCGGTACGCAAAGGAGCGCTGGTACAGGTATGTTCTTCCAGAACGCAATAAAGACGAGGAACTGCTGAGAGCCTGCGCCAGTCTGTTTGAGGGAACACACGACTTCACAAGGTTCTGCAGACCAGATGGAAAGGATGCAGTCAAAACAATAAAAAGAATCGATGTTGAGCACAGAAACGGAGCATATATCATCGACATTCATTCCAGAGAGTTTCTCAGAAATATGATCAGAAGGATGGTTGCTGCGATAGATGATGTTTCCCTCAGACATACAGACATAGAAGATGTCAAAAAGGCACTGGAAGGGGAAGACAAGACATTCGGACTCGCTCCCCCGGAACCTCTCATTCTCATGGATGTAATCTATGATTTTGAGTTTCAGAAAGAAAATCCAGAACCTCTGGTGAAAAAACTGAATGCCTGCCGGGACGATGTTTTGTGCCGCATGGAGTTTTTAGATTCTCTGTTAAATCGGGAACATATAACTAAGTGAGTTGCATTGGGCAATTGTGATAATCTCACTCACAGGCACACCCGGCACTGGTAAAACCACGGTTGGAAAATTACTGCAGCAAAGGGGGATCAGAACCATAGAGCTTGGAGACCTTGTAAAAGAGAAGAAGCTGTATGACTCATTTGACTCCGAAAGAGGCAGCTATGACGTTGATCCAGACGTGTTGGATGACGCAGTTTCTGCAATGAACATTACGGAAGACTGCGTACTCATCGGACATCTGGCACACTTCGTATCCTGCGACAGGATAATTGTTCTAAGATGCAGTCCTGAGGTTTTGGCAGATCGTTTAAAGTCAAGGGGATGGAAAGAATCCAAGGTAAGAGAAAATGTGGAAGCTGAAGCTTTGGATGTTATCCTGATTGAAGCCACCGAGACCGAGACTGAAGTTTCGGAGATCAATACAACCGAGATGTCGGCTGAAGAAGTGTGCGATGCTGTTTTGAGAATTAAATCCGGAGACACCAGCAATTATGCCCCCGGCAGCATTGACTGGAGCGAAGAGGTATTAAAATGGTATTAGATTCTAAAAGGGACAGCGTTGAATTTATACTGGACCCCCTTTCAAAAGCATTGTCGAGGTTTCATCCGAACACACTGTCCTGGATAGCCTTTATATTAGCTATCGTAGCAGGACTGCTTATCTACTTCAGCTACGGCGACTATTGGTATATTCTGCTGCCTTTAGCGGCAGTCGTTGTAATCTTAAGCGGATTTTTTGATGCAATCGATGGAAAAGTTGCAAGGATGACTTTTAAATCATCAAAACGCGGAGACCTTCTGGATCACGTATTGGACAGATATGCAGATGTGATCATGATAGGTTCTGTAGCGGTAAGCGCATGGTGCAGTCCTTACATCGGCATTCTGGCAATAATCGGAGTACTGCTCACAAGCTACATGGGAACACAGTGTCAGGCCATAGGTGCAGGAAGGCTTTACAGCGGGCTTCTCGGAAGAGCAGACCGTGTAGTGCTCTTAACACTGGCTCCGA from Candidatus Methanomassiliicoccus intestinalis Issoire-Mx1 encodes:
- a CDS encoding site-specific integrase, yielding MSASPQEWDGDVVNFIRDVLLRGSPASINKEYYATASRYASFNKNKIFEIMKITEHPSKPNEEDKLTNEEVQLVLNEAEGVERLIFHMGLQLNLRYREMLSLCVNDIYQDHVCVMRKDKYGTSLRTVIFHPDTKKELEKYEIVRNTEISWAKRVNENVEVPDYLFIHQEKGELSVYSVPAIHYMMKKLSDRSGIKFTIKTLKNTNKEISPAIEERWDLVHGTQEVLDTYTEPDIIEENITAAVNGDEYLSSILSSWHKSPRGQEWVERQKMQSKIKSSD
- a CDS encoding TatD family hydrolase gives rise to the protein MHLQPAGKGVEAVNIFHKYGGTHAILCHMPYSEVQITSGSSFLESYNITLRMAEKCNSETPVKLFTAVGPYPVLLIGLAEKYGMSRAVEIMKEGMESAQKLVLERKAVAIGEIGRPHFEVSPEILEASNEIMAYGMSLAKEAGCPVILHTESGTSECMADLARIADSAGLPRSRVVKHYSPPLVLEEENFGLFPSVLATRPAVSEALEKGTRFVMETDYMDEPSRPGAVLDIKTVPKRTMGYINSKRMTEEQAWKIHKDNPEELYGFSLNF
- a CDS encoding TATA-box-binding protein, whose amino-acid sequence is MARIKIENVVASTSLGEELDLQAIALALEGAEYEPEQFPGLIYRLKEPKTATLLFRSGKVVCTGAKSLENVKVAITKVAKQIEKAGIKVQIEPDVVVQNIVASSDLCQEINLNAIAISLGLERVEYEPEQFPGLVYRLDEPKVVVLLFGSGKLVCTGARQPSDVEEAVCKITEELRSAGLLR
- a CDS encoding ribbon-helix-helix protein, CopG family, with amino-acid sequence MSDNKDEVVSMADTERITVRLQNDRAKALEKLVEMGRFPTVSDAIRTAVDEFVDANFTPEYIERITIDLPKGNVVELECLVKDGDSVSIDDAIRNAVREYTRKRIPKAMEDQL
- a CDS encoding RNA methyltransferase, which translates into the protein MAAYRVVLVSPLYDGNVGAIARAMANFGLSELVMVNPCELTDEAFRRAKHAQYILENASIVSDFETAVSGCDLVVGTSGIVTSGQKNFTRIPESARGFADKMKSYTGKVALVFGPEDDGLSQHDLEHCDILVHIPSSDSYPVLNLSHAVSIITYEVFLAGNFEHNLSEATDEDKERLFEFFNCLLDSVNYPEFRKENTSTMFRRIIGRAVLTKWEFCTLVGVIADAHRIIEGKKPLPP
- the truA gene encoding tRNA pseudouridine(38-40) synthase TruA, which translates into the protein MHWRAAVKIAYDGRKFMGSQRQPDLPTVESEVISALTQIGAISTIDESRFGFASRTDKGVSALGNVVAFDTEFRRECLLQALNAASENIYYYAVAEVPDTFYPRYAKERWYRYVLPERNKDEELLRACASLFEGTHDFTRFCRPDGKDAVKTIKRIDVEHRNGAYIIDIHSREFLRNMIRRMVAAIDDVSLRHTDIEDVKKALEGEDKTFGLAPPEPLILMDVIYDFEFQKENPEPLVKKLNACRDDVLCRMEFLDSLLNREHITK
- a CDS encoding adenylate kinase family protein produces the protein MIISLTGTPGTGKTTVGKLLQQRGIRTIELGDLVKEKKLYDSFDSERGSYDVDPDVLDDAVSAMNITEDCVLIGHLAHFVSCDRIIVLRCSPEVLADRLKSRGWKESKVRENVEAEALDVILIEATETETEVSEINTTEMSAEEVCDAVLRIKSGDTSNYAPGSIDWSEEVLKWY
- a CDS encoding CDP-alcohol phosphatidyltransferase family protein translates to MVLDSKRDSVEFILDPLSKALSRFHPNTLSWIAFILAIVAGLLIYFSYGDYWYILLPLAAVVVILSGFFDAIDGKVARMTFKSSKRGDLLDHVLDRYADVIMIGSVAVSAWCSPYIGILAIIGVLLTSYMGTQCQAIGAGRLYSGLLGRADRVVLLTLAPIIQVIYMAVTDSAWITIGDYSITIFGIVMLWFAIIGNLTAVQRAIKIWKMLE